The nucleotide sequence aaaatgtttaaaataaaaattctacaAACCTTCCATGACATGAGGTTTTTTGGTTTTGTAACGTGGCCCTCTTCATCCCAGTGCGACTTTCCACCGTAGAGTGGCTGAAACATTTGGAGTTAAAGGTATTGACTGCCACTTGTTGTGCATCAATTCTTCTTCAATAAACAAATCACATGCGGCAAGCAAACACGACAAGATATATGATAATATGTTTTTGCCCCCGTGTCATTTAACGGGGTCATGTGGAAAGACAATTGCATTGTAAACAAGCGCATCTCATGGGTTTGGCAACATATTGCATTGCCAAAAGCCGTTAAACGCATAAAGCCATGCTGATAGTCAGAAACAAGTGCTTTCGTTTTTATAATGATTACACTTAgatgataatgatgataaaaaaaaaacatagaaaaaaaataaaaacagattatTTGTCAGAAAATTACAAATTATCGTCAAAATAATCACTTTCTATTTAAGCTTTAAAACTAATCATTACttgtttagaaataaattatattaattttaaatgttatataaaaatcgGCGGGGCGTGATATGTGACAGAAATCATCTGTAACATAAAAATAGGGAAAATTtaagctacaaaaaaaaaaaataaatagataaataaaagatATCTTCATTAATAAATAATCCAATAAATTTGTAATATTCTGACTTGAATCGTTTCAACTGCAATGACACTGATTGAATACTCACTGACACTGTAGTAGCTTTTAATCCTGTTGTGATTTGTGTTGGAATAGCTTCTACCTGAAAAATTCCTCCTCCAGTTAATATGTACACTAAAGGGCAATGCTATTACCTTTTCATGCTACACTGGTCTCTTTTCAAGTAGTTTATAAACACATAGATGTATTACTAGCGAATGAAACACAATTCTGTTTCTCTTTAAAATTTTCTGGTTTTACCCTTATCATGAGTATCCAAATGTACATATCATGAAAAATATACGCAGAAACGTTGGGAGATTTGTCGCCCTAGACATACATATAATAGCCACTTGCAACTAAGGTCATATTTATCTTAGGGAGTTAGAACCTTAATTTTTGGAACTGTCTACATTTCAGAATTGCAAAATAAAACATcgaaccataaaaaaaaataccaaattggCTGatgattgttattttgtttgatcTAGAAGATATTTAAACGTTTTAAGTTTGGAGTTCCTTATCTATTTTTGAAATCAGTAAAAACAGTCATAAATTTCAAACTTTTGTCAtggatgtttacaaaataataaatttatttgaattgattcgttaactttttctgaaatttggaataaaaatatgGTTTTTCAGATTATTATTTACTGATTTTAAATAACAACGAAAAAGAGAAGTTTTGCTTATTTACATTTCAAATCGCTACCTTGTGTTCTCGACTATCGGGAGTGTATTTATCTGGTATattagaaaattttgaaattacaaatgGGGCCCATTTAATTAAAATGAGTAAAATACTGTGAATGCGAtgtgtttcaaataaaatattcttagACACAGTGGTCATTTCTCAATTAATTTGCTGAATTTAATGCatgatatttgaaataaaaaacttTGTATTGAGAAGATTGCTTGTTaagtaaatgattgtcaaatcgGCAGAGGACATTTAAGCGAATTGGTAGGAACATTTTCGCGGGAAAATAAGACAACTTGGTGACATTTTTAACCGATTTTAGAAAGACCATATTAGCGTTCTTTatcaatttacaatataaaaaagtagaatGACCAATTGCAATGTCAAAACTAGACAATATAAGATTGTTTTATTAATCTAAATACAAGAAATCTAAGTACATTAAaaccaattatgtattttaaaaaaccAATAATTACAAAACCGTTCTAGTCGGGAATGTATATTTAATTGATTGTACATAATGGAATCTTTACTAATTTTCTACAAAATATTGCCCATATAATTAAATTAAGAACAGTTCCTTCTCCTAATCGTATTGCATTTCTTAGTATTTATAATCTGTGTCGATGTCGATTCGATGAAGGGATTCGTCCTTGaatcttctttttatttgtttgaacaTCATTTATGTCCATGTTAAACCAAACCAATTTAAGTAAAATTATACCCTGTAATTACGGACTATCAAAAATAAATCGGAAtcgattaaaaagtaaaataacaaaaataccgaaccccaaggaaaattcaaaacggaaagtcccttaacaaaatggcaaaatcaaaagattaaaaacatttaaacgaTTCtacaaatggcaaaaaaaaaatgtttaaaattttcgCTAAAATGTTCTACGCTTTGTTTAATATCTGTGTGGAATACTGAATTAAAATACCACAAAAGATAATTCCATATCagttatattattataaaagtaACCTTTGCATCTAGAGCAAGTGAAACTGTATATGAATACCGCAAAACGATATATAACAAACGTGTATACTCTGGAAGTTatagaaaattaaatatccaacaaataaaagtacaaatagATCGTTTACGTAGATCTTCCAAAAATCAAATTTCTATGTTTTTATCAAAATCCTTCCTACAACTTTTGAAAAGCAGATATGTTGCTGCACTGTAATTTTCGGTTATAGATTTTTAATCGTTTACTGAGAaggcttttttttaattttgtgtgcAGTCTGAAAAATTCCCAGTAAATGCAAAAGTTGGCATCGTATAACCAAATGTGTTGTTTGATATTGGATGGGGTGACGAGAAAATATTATTCAATGTCTTATTATTGAAATTTTGCGATATTCACCTCCACTATAAACATTTGTACCTCTATATTCAGAAtactttatttgttatatttcagaaagtataaaatttacatatgtcATATTTCGATACACGTAACAAATCAGCCATGATCTAGTCGCTTGGAAACGATCAATAAAGTCTGAAAGATATTACCTTCATTCACTGGGGATCAAAATATCCAAAACTTATTACAAGAATATTGACATACTGTTCATAATGGATTTTAAAACccttaataaatgcatttttttatttaaaaaataattgaaactcAGGTTGCATGATATGAGTACTTTCTGGATATTCGTAAAattcagatttttgttttcaaagacTAAGGTTTGTTAAATAAAATGTGatgatatcatattttttatacgcATTCAATCTGACCAGCATGTTTTTCTTTAACTCCTATCGTAGAAAAGCATTTTTCTTGTACCATTAAAAATCAATGACGCACAAATTCTGCTAAACAGTGAACAATTTAGATTAGAAACATGAGACACAGTGTAGCAGTAAAAGTTCTACATGCAGTATAGAGAAGAAAAACTCGGAAAGTCTAATATAGTCACTCTTTTCTAGAACTATCTTCTATATAAAATATGATGCTAATATTGGAATTAAGGATTGGAATAAAATACTAGACAGTCGTATATACTAGTAAAGGGAAGAAGAGATGGAAACTTGTCCAAATgatttggaaatttaaaaaaaaagtggcctTCATCTTTACTTGAGGTAATTTTTACACCCTCAAACCTGGGAATCTTAAATATCTCGCACCTCATAAGGCTATATCTTGACGATAGGGAAGATAGGGATAATTGACATGCATTGAACTGCCTTGCGTGTAAAGACAACTTCTGTTCAAACATGAGTTAATGAAAATTCCATgaaaatgaaatggaaatttaaCTGGGTTTTTAGGTAGAATCATTTATATCTGAAATTATTGTCTTTTTCGTTGTTTAAAAACGGGACACTAATTTACCTCATATTCACGTTCCTCTCTTTTCAGCTCCCTCATTTTATTAGCAGCGTAGTTGGACTTTGGCCTTCTTCGGTGTGGGGTTGAAATCTCGACTTTATTTCCGACAAGTGCAGCCTGTTTATAATGATATAATTGTGAGGGTAAGGGTAGATAACCAAGGAAGGAAAGTGTTTCTGTCTCTTTACTGTTTAAGATGTTCGCTACATATTTTTCTTACTCTAATTTTACATTCTTCATTTAAAGTTCTACGCGTAAAACATAAACACTAAGCGATGACATTAAAGgtcgtgttttttttattatatgcaaACGCATTTTCAAAAATAACACTTTGCAAGTAATGTctattgatatattatatgtaACGTATATCCTGATATTGAAATGTTAAATtatacaatattatttaaaaaataactgatctgtatgttatattcattttgatttaaattatataggGATCACTTAAAACTTATTAAAATGCTTTGATAACGTAAAACCAGCACAGTTACAAGATtcgagtagcgaacatccttgaAACATTTATCTTATCCTGTAGAAAAAAACATctttgtaaataattatcaaattataatacataattattgttttactccattaaacattaaaagataaacaaataatacTTGAGTAATACtatattttcgatatatgaggtTATAATTGAATATCAATGACAAGTGATCACTTTTAAAACTTCAGATTTATTCCCTTTTCTTTGATTCAAATGTTTGTAATTCAAATAAGTGAAAGAGACAGATAGAAGAATAAAAATTACATGCAACAAAATTATCATGCCATACCAAAATATAACAGCAATGTCATGTTCAGCAGTAATCCCATCATGCTTTGCTTTTTTCAGCAGTGACAACACGCATGCTTATCTGAAAATGAAGAATCTAACAGGGTGAGTTAGTTGGCTTGAATAAGCAATGCAAAACACGCGCGCATGTCTTTCCCATGAGAATCAACTGTAGCAATACGTTTAAAGCATTTGACAAAAGACAGaaattattactttttaaaattgaattcaCATGACAACAAGGAATTGCTCAACACAAAAAAGCCAGAAAGCCACGGCTGAATGGGTCTGCAGTTCTGGAAAAGGCTGGTTTGACTTGCTCCATAACAAACTTACAAGTCAAGTCCACCCTTTAAATATTGATGTATTTACGTTGACAAATATAACAATAATTCCAAAAAACAATCGAATGCaggtgaaaatattttttttatcaccttTCTATATTTTTTGCGTTTTAAAGATGATGACAAGCCCTCGCTTGGGTATCTGCTTGGTATAACATCTTTTAAAGTAGCAAGGTACCGACGCATGTTCGTAGGTCGATAACTTGATATATAAGGCTGGTACATTGACTGGTAAGGTTGGTACTTTGGAAGCAAAAATGAACCAGTGACTGTATTGATGACTCTTCTGGCAGCAACTCGTCCTCTTAGTTCTTCCATAGGGGAAATAACTATGTTTCGGGCGAAATTAATCGGTGGCATTGACTGCTCCCTTACAGCCGGGGCTCGTGACTTGGCATAGAAGACACGGGAGCGTCCTTGAAAAGCAGGCCTATTTAGAATTACAACTACCTGGTTGGAACGTCGGGAAGTAGGAGGGCAGGATACAGCTCGGCTTGTCAGTGGCGCGGGTCTGGCGACAACCGATGTTGCACGTACCCGGTTTGAAGTCACTGAAGATCTAGGTGATACATATGTCTCTGTGTCAACCTGTTACCAAAGgagggaaaatataaaaaatactagTAACCATGGTAGCATTCAGATACTGAAAAAATATACCTTACCGTAAAATCAATGAATTTTTGTACACATTTATGGCAGGTTTTGAAACACGGACCCAGTCAACCGTTCTTTCAGTGAAAATAAACCGAAATATGTTCATTCTCATGGGCGTTTATTGATTTTGCTTATTCAAGCAACCTTCTGTTCGAATTAGAATAAGCAGCACGAAACAAAACTAGTTAGACATACATTCAGATCGACTACTCCATATtctaattttaacaaatattttttgatacattttagAAATTTTTCGCCAAAAAGAACACAATGAATTCAAATTCGAAAGATGAACTCATTACTATTGATGGGAATATTTTGGtactaacatatatatatgtgtgttaaCAGATAAAGGGAATTAAAATAAGGTCCGCCAACGTTCTAGGGAACTCTCTAGGTAATTTGGAACTCATACGAGGTTATACTTTAAAACTATCTGGGAGATTTGGTAACTCATTCGAGGTTATGCGTGCTCTATGAAAAAAGGTGGAGTAAAAACACTCAAAACCTGAATATTATACACATCGTGCTTTATACTATTTCTAGTTAGAAATGCAAATATAAATGGTATAAACAAGGCAATGGTCTGGTCATTCCCAGTTACCTTGATGTTGATTTTTTCCAAAGTTGACAGTTCCGTGCCTTTTGCACTTCCTTGATACAGTTCTACGGTGTTAGCGTGACCAGGTAAGTGGTCATTGAGAGCCTTCATGCCTTCTTTTTGTGATACAGGGAATACCACTAATGAATCAGTTATGTCCGTGTCTAGGCGTTTTCCATACCCGCTTGCTTTAAATCTGTTTTCAATGTCCTCTAGGCGTTTTCGGAGATTACTGATTGGTAAAGACTCAGATGAATATCGCACAGGTGATGAAGATCTAGGAATATATGACGAACCTCGTACCGGCGATAAAGCACGTGAAAAATTTCTATGAGACGATGTAATGATTGGATATGAATGACCCTTATATTTTGATGTAATCTCGCTTAAGGTTTTATAACCAGTCTCAAGTCTATTTCTTACTTCTGCTCTGAATGCTCTCGAGTCATCCATATACCTACTGAATGCAGAGTCAGATGCAGTTGATGCATATGTGGCCGGACCGGCAAGCATTGGACCCTTTAGTGTAAGTGGACGTGCTATGTAGTGAAATCCCATATTTTCTCCTTTAATGGGATCTTTATATTCACCTTCCACGCTTATTACCAAACTAGCATTATCATACTGATCTAAATCTACGTGTTTTAATGCTTCGCGAGCCTTGTGGGCTGTATGTGCGACCACGTCGTGAAATACAAGGTCGTCTTTTATTCGGGATTTGTCCGGATCAAAATCTGGTTCCTTTTTGGACGGATGATAATGTGATACAGCATAATCGGTCATACTTGGAACTTGACATTTATAATCATCACTATCAAAATTCATTCTACTGCGTGGACCAAAGGGAATATATTCGATTGGAGAAGGTGATCTTTCTctatttacataataataatcACCATCCCCGCCATCAGTGACACTTTGGTAGTCTTGgtagtcgtcgtcgtcgtcatcacgATACTCACCGTTAGATACGAGGTCATCATTTGATGCAATAGATTCAACATCTAAATAGGGATAATATCTTGGGTTTGTTCCAGGGCGTACCGCTCGCCTTTGTACTAATTGCTTATAGTAGTTACCAACTTTTCTATGTGGTAATCTTCGTGTTTTATATCTGCGTGACCCAGTCCCGTCGTCTCTTTCAGGGGAGGATCTTTCGCTCTGAGTTGGTGTCGTGTATGATGAAATTTCCGACTCATCGTCTCCGTTATATAGCTCGGGAATTTGATACTTTCTTAATGGGGACGTCCAATCAAGCTTTGTTAATATGCCCAACGGTTGAACGTTAGTTGTTCCTCTATATATCGGCGGGGCAAGTCGTGGATAAGCAGTTGGTTTCTTTGTAAAAGATGGTGTTATCGAAGACGTCGAGCGGGGTGAAAAACGCCTAGCTGGAGTGAGAGAAGTAGTCTTCTTATCTTTGATAGCAGGCATCGTTGAAGGCTGCATGAATATGTGATTGATTCCatataaatttaatattcatGTTTAGTGTTTTGTGGTTGGCCTATGAGTTAGAAAATGCAGTCTAAATAGTATACTGTGATGTTTGAGATGTGTTAACTCTAAGTAATATTATTTTTGCGAACTAGTAACAATTGTCTTAACAAAGTCAGCATATCTAGTATGGGAATATAAGTAAACTAAGTTCCTATCCGTACCTAATGACATTGATATTGTactattttgaagcattttgtagTCTAAAACTAAAGATTAGACACCGGTGCTTCAAGATAGTATAATGTCAATGTCAAAGAGAGCAGGCCCCGACTTTGGCTTTGTACGTCTAAGCTTTTAAAAGTTGTTGACATATGATGAAAATGATTGTTACATATATACACTTTTCATAGACAATGCCTtcataaagtgttttttttaagattGCAGAGGGCAAATAGTATAGAATTTTCATACCAAAGTGGAACTGAAATTTTGCGTAAGAAAGAGATGTCATATTTTAAAAATGGAATTCCACCAAAAGAACCATCTTGAGTACAGGTTGATAGAAGTTTCCAAACAATCAATAGTTAATAAAAAAAGCAAGAATATATATagtacagggttgaaaagtattTCGCTGATATATATTGGTTTGATTTTTGCCACTTTAAAGGAGGTAAGGGGTTTCAACATGTATGTCAACAGCAATCAAAtacttgacttttttttttacaaagtcgGAGACAATAACCTCattcttttaaagatttttttctagaaatatgattttattcaaaCATCCGATCAACTTTTAAAACAGATTTGTTGTAATGTTacaattttggttttttttctaaataaacaaaacaaatcataggCCAACTCTTaattttaaactaattttatttaCTACGGaggaaaaacaacaaacataatcAGGGATTTGATTGAACTGGGTCCATGAAACAATAAAACGGCCTGCCATATTGTCCGTTagatataattgaaaaataaaaataaaaactataggataatatacatttgtatcttttATAAACACTTTGTGTCAGAACTATGTGTAAGAGTctctttttattttgtgtaatATTTAAATAGTTTTCAACCTATGATAGAAAAGTCTGATATGAGATATGTAAAACAGacacatttttgtaaattaatcTGATGTATCAATTCATGTTGGTGGCAGATTGCCATTGATATTACATACTCAGCAGGTTGTAAATGTTGACTATACACACAGATCCGATAGATCGATGTATTCTGCCAATTTtaagtaaaaaacaaataatcatgaATTGCAGTTTTGCCAAATATTATTAAACAATAACCCCAGAACATCTTGTGAACACGGTTTTCATTTAagtgtttccatgacaacacaCTTTATAATTTGTATTAGTATCTTTCATATATCTTTcttgatataaactacatttctaaacaaaatttaaatagttTTTAGTGAACCCCACGCTTATTTCCTGCaagagtttgattttttttcgaaggttgtaaaattatattgataatgtgggattttttgttgaaaattattttagaCTTGCATCGAGTAGAAGTACTACAATGCCTATTCGAATCTTCAGGTAAAGATGAAAATAATTAGGCTTCAATTttaatcaaacaataaaaaagaatTTCGTTTCAATAATGACATACCGGGGTTATTGTTTGTTTCttctatacaaaaatatataagaattGTTTGAACTACACAATTATGGTGTgaatcgtatttttttttaaattttgaactaTGGTCTTGACGACATTGGTCCAAGGGTAACCAGAACCGACAATTATGCATTTGAAAAATATCGAAATTATACTAAAATAGTTTAACCAGTCAAATGTGAATTGTAACTGGGTCatttaaaaacataatataatttGTCAATACGACACCACTCGCCGGCGCTAAATCTCAATTTAATGTTCTTTGAACGGAAAAATCTGATTCAAAATCCTAATatgtatattgaaaaatataaaagatataaatcaaaatgaacATATTTCATGTTTCAAGTGGATGTGACCACAACTTTATAATAGTGACCTGTACCTGAAACCAAAAATTAGACGTGATAATGTACGTACGAGCGTACCGTACCGTCGGTCGCACAAACCcgaaaacataaaattttaaaatccaCATTGGTCTGGTTAAATTATAAAGTTTCAAAATGTATGGTagttttctataaaattttaacaataatcatatatcatatttcattaattaaaaaataaattgagaaaagtGCAAACTTACAAGTGCCCTTGCGGCGTCCCTCAACAGCATTTGGTCTCTACTGCGTGATTTGGCTGCTACATCGTAGGTGTCATCCATTAAATTTGATGTGTAAACCAGCTCATCGTTGACACCTCGTCTAATATCGTTCTCCTCTCTAGATGTGTCtgataagaaaagaaaatgttttgttgaccattttattcaaaaattcaatcttaaaattgtaatataaatTCTTCGTTTAAACTCTACTTCAAGTATTTAATAATTAACTCGAGTAAAACATAGGAGTACAATGTGCGATACTTAATGCGCAATTCTTATGTTTAAGTTGATaagaattttatattaaaatgattgCTAATTTAAGCTACGATAATGAAAACACCTAAAGTTTCCTATTCTAATGCGAATTTACATAAATCATAAATCAAGTTTAATATgagtaaaaattaaattaatgaatGATTTATTGTTGTTCGCTTAACCTCAAGTGACaactattttatcattattaagaACAAGAACAAATTAATAGTTTGAGTGGGAGTCAACCAGATGGGGGAAAGACATTTCGATGGCAGCAAGTAAAGCATAGCATGCTAGACAGGGGCATACATGTTTTCTGCCAACATACAATCTGTGGACCTCTGAAAGAGTTCGTGCAAGGGTTGTCCAACGTGCAGAGagtttatgtatataaaaaagatgtggtatgattgttaatgagataactctccacaagagaccaaatgacacagaaatcaacagataatgatcaccgtacggccttcaacaatgcgcaaagcccATTCCGAATTGTCGACCTACACAAGGCATCGGAATTAGTGTTATTATATTTCGACCGTTTCGTCGGAgttcaatatttatatttaccCCACACAAACATGCAGTTGCTCCTTTCTAGCATGTGTTTTATTGTAGGGTGCGGTAAACCACACATGACCatacttttatacattttaaaacagaacgataataaataataaaaaaaaaacaaacaaacaaacaaaaagggaGTTCTGCAAAATTGATCGACCGGAGTAAAGAGCGGGACATTGGACAGCCTTTGGAGAAATGTACACGGAATGAGTGTTACTCTCCAGGTGCATGCGGCATCGGACGTCTGTGGGTATGAAATACAAGCATCCGGATTAGCTAGCAAACTATTAAAACACCCAACCCCCTCCCTCTAGGTATGTGGTTTTATTGTCGATCGGAGAAGTCCATTTAACTATGTTTCTTAAAAGTCTATTCTTGGTGTCAATAACTGCAggataacaaataaaaattttaaatctaaataataatgataataataacaaaaagaTTACAGTTTGCAGTTGTTCGAATATatcaattgacaaaaaaaaacttttattttaagattttcatattttttaaaaatttttgatGGGGTAAAAGGGGGCATCATGTCAGTTTCACGTTAATTGATATTGATACCTACGGTTGACATTTTAGGAAACAAAGTAGACTAATTATTTCACTTTGTCTTTAGTAGAAtaattcggggccttttatagctgactatgttgtatgggctttgctcattgtcgaaggtcgtacagtgaccaatagttgttaatttctgtgtcatttggtctgtaagt is from Mytilus galloprovincialis chromosome 6, xbMytGall1.hap1.1, whole genome shotgun sequence and encodes:
- the LOC143080650 gene encoding uncharacterized protein LOC143080650 isoform X9 gives rise to the protein MLFPGNSRWNKYLAGPSDRSSSSTNEMTVRRSRYSSVPPGYFASTKGHSALKRWSYAPQSRSALYEDTYIPEVIRPRSYYDTSREENDIRRGVNDELVYTSNLMDDTYDVAAKSRSRDQMLLRDAARALPSTMPAIKDKKTTSLTPARRFSPRSTSSITPSFTKKPTAYPRLAPPIYRGTTNVQPLGILTKLDWTSPLRKYQIPELYNGDDESEISSYTTPTQSERSSPERDDGTGSRRYKTRRLPHRKVGNYYKQLVQRRAVRPGTNPRYYPYLDVESIASNDDLVSNGEYRDDDDDDYQDYQSVTDGGDGDYYYVNRERSPSPIEYIPFGPRSRMNFDSDDYKCQVPSMTDYAVSHYHPSKKEPDFDPDKSRIKDDLVFHDVVAHTAHKAREALKHVDLDQYDNASLVISVEGEYKDPIKGENMGFHYIARPLTLKGPMLAGPATYASTASDSAFSRYMDDSRAFRAEVRNRLETGYKTLSEITSKYKGHSYPIITSSHRNFSRALSPVRGSSYIPRSSSPVRYSSESLPISNLRKRLEDIENRFKASGYGKRLDTDITDSLVVFPVSQKEGMKALNDHLPGHANTVELYQGSAKGTELSTLEKINIKAALVGNKVEISTPHRRRPKSNYAANKMRELKREEREYEVEAIPTQITTGLKATTVSPLYGGKSHWDEEGHVTKPKNLMSWKSVRY
- the LOC143080650 gene encoding uncharacterized protein LOC143080650 isoform X2 — translated: MTVRRSRYSSVPPGYFASTKGHSALKRWSYAPQSRSALYEDTYIPEVIRPRSYYDTSREENDIRRGVNDELVYTSNLMDDTYDVAAKSRSRDQMLLRDAARALPSTMPAIKDKKTTSLTPARRFSPRSTSSITPSFTKKPTAYPRLAPPIYRGTTNVQPLGILTKLDWTSPLRKYQIPELYNGDDESEISSYTTPTQSERSSPERDDGTGSRRYKTRRLPHRKVGNYYKQLVQRRAVRPGTNPRYYPYLDVESIASNDDLVSNGEYRDDDDDDYQDYQSVTDGGDGDYYYVNRERSPSPIEYIPFGPRSRMNFDSDDYKCQVPSMTDYAVSHYHPSKKEPDFDPDKSRIKDDLVFHDVVAHTAHKAREALKHVDLDQYDNASLVISVEGEYKDPIKGENMGFHYIARPLTLKGPMLAGPATYASTASDSAFSRYMDDSRAFRAEVRNRLETGYKTLSEITSKYKGHSYPIITSSHRNFSRALSPVRGSSYIPRSSSPVRYSSESLPISNLRKRLEDIENRFKASGYGKRLDTDITDSLVVFPVSQKEGMKALNDHLPGHANTVELYQGSAKGTELSTLEKINIKAALVGNKVEISTPHRRRPKSNYAANKMRELKREEREYEVEAIPTQITTGLKATTVSPLYGGKSHWDEEGHVTKPKNLMSWKYRIESRVPPGDYFFPIKTIGHVRDKLLHVKEQMDRHKQLMDRYLPNDDTDTDVKTKIMNMYVDMEQHNPYLFRGREGLLTTKSCENSPPSSILRSPTPRRAASVQPTATLKPSDGYQPMSDVRRRVRRVICKNRGNPRFFKTD
- the LOC143080650 gene encoding uncharacterized protein LOC143080650 isoform X3, with the protein product MLFPGNSRWNKYLAGPSDRSSSSTNEMTVRRSRYSSVPPGYFASTKGHSALKRWSYAPQSRSALYEDTYIPEVIRPRSYYDTSREENDIRRGVNDELVYTSNLMDDTYDVAAKSRSRDQMLLRDAARALPSTMPAIKDKKTTSLTPARRFSPRSTSSITPSFTKKPTAYPRLAPPIYRGTTNVQPLGILTKLDWTSPLRKYQIPELYNGDDESEISSYTTPTQSERSSPERDDGTGSRRYKTRRLPHRKVGNYYKQLVQRRAVRPGTNPRYYPYLDVESIASNDDLVSNGEYRDDDDDDYQDYQSVTDGGDGDYYYVNRERSPSPIEYIPFGPRSRMNFDSDDYKCQVPSMTDYAVSHYHPSKKEPDFDPDKSRIKDDLVFHDVVAHTAHKAREALKHVDLDQYDNASLVISVEGEYKDPIKGENMGFHYIARPLTLKGPMLAGPATYASTASDSAFSRYMDDSRAFRAEVRNRLETGYKTLSEITSKYKGHSYPIITSSHRNFSRALSPVRGSSYIPRSSSPVRYSSESLPISNLRKRLEDIENRFKASGYGKRLDTDITDSLVVFPVSQKEGMKALNDHLPGHANTVELYQGSAKGTELSTLEKINIKAALVGNKVEISTPHRRRPKSNYAANKMRELKREEREYEVEAIPTQITTGLKATTVSPLYGGKSHWDEEGHVTKPKNLMSWKYRIESRVPPGDYFFPIKTIGHVRDKLLHVKEQMDRHKQLMDRYLPNDDTDTDVKTKIMNMYVDMEQHNPYLFRGREGLLTTKSCENSPPSSILRSPTPRRAASVRY
- the LOC143080650 gene encoding uncharacterized protein LOC143080650 isoform X4, yielding MLFPGNSRWNKYLAGPSDRSSSSTNEMTVRRSRYSSVPPGYFASTKGHSALKRWSYAPQSRSALYEDTYIPEVIRPRSYYDTSREENDIRRGVNDELVYTSNLMDDTYDVAAKSRSRDQMLLRDAARALPSTMPAIKDKKTTSLTPARRFSPRSTSSITPSFTKKPTAYPRLAPPIYRGTTNVQPLGILTKLDWTSPLRKYQIPELYNGDDESEISSYTTPTQSERSSPERDDGTGSRRYKTRRLPHRKVGNYYKQLVQRRAVRPGTNPRYYPYLDVESIASNDDLVSNGEYRDDDDDDYQDYQSVTDGGDGDYYYVNRERSPSPIEYIPFGPRSRMNFDSDDYKCQVPSMTDYAVSHYHPSKKEPDFDPDKSRIKDDLVFHDVVAHTAHKAREALKHVDLDQYDNASLVISVEGEYKDPIKGENMGFHYIARPLTLKGPMLAGPATYASTASDSAFSRYMDDSRAFRAEVRNRLETGYKTLSEITSKYKGHSYPIITSSHRNFSRALSPVRGSSYIPRSSSPVRYSSESLPISNLRKRLEDIENRFKASGYGKRLDTDITDSLVVFPVSQKEGMKALNDHLPGHANTVELYQGSAKGTELSTLEKINIKAALVGNKVEISTPHRRRPKSNYAANKMRELKREEREYEVEAIPTQITTGLKATTVSPLYGGKSHWDEEGHVTKPKNLMSWKDNNERCKKRVRFSLFRGREGLLTTKSCENSPPSSILRSPTPRRAASVQPTATLKPSDGYQPMSDVRRRVRRVICKNRGNPRFFKTD
- the LOC143080650 gene encoding uncharacterized protein LOC143080650 isoform X1; this translates as MLFPGNSRWNKYLAGPSDRSSSSTNEMTVRRSRYSSVPPGYFASTKGHSALKRWSYAPQSRSALYEDTYIPEVIRPRSYYDTSREENDIRRGVNDELVYTSNLMDDTYDVAAKSRSRDQMLLRDAARALPSTMPAIKDKKTTSLTPARRFSPRSTSSITPSFTKKPTAYPRLAPPIYRGTTNVQPLGILTKLDWTSPLRKYQIPELYNGDDESEISSYTTPTQSERSSPERDDGTGSRRYKTRRLPHRKVGNYYKQLVQRRAVRPGTNPRYYPYLDVESIASNDDLVSNGEYRDDDDDDYQDYQSVTDGGDGDYYYVNRERSPSPIEYIPFGPRSRMNFDSDDYKCQVPSMTDYAVSHYHPSKKEPDFDPDKSRIKDDLVFHDVVAHTAHKAREALKHVDLDQYDNASLVISVEGEYKDPIKGENMGFHYIARPLTLKGPMLAGPATYASTASDSAFSRYMDDSRAFRAEVRNRLETGYKTLSEITSKYKGHSYPIITSSHRNFSRALSPVRGSSYIPRSSSPVRYSSESLPISNLRKRLEDIENRFKASGYGKRLDTDITDSLVVFPVSQKEGMKALNDHLPGHANTVELYQGSAKGTELSTLEKINIKAALVGNKVEISTPHRRRPKSNYAANKMRELKREEREYEVEAIPTQITTGLKATTVSPLYGGKSHWDEEGHVTKPKNLMSWKYRIESRVPPGDYFFPIKTIGHVRDKLLHVKEQMDRHKQLMDRYLPNDDTDTDVKTKIMNMYVDMEQHNPYLFRGREGLLTTKSCENSPPSSILRSPTPRRAASVQPTATLKPSDGYQPMSDVRRRVRRVICKNRGNPRFFKTD